The proteins below come from a single Salinivibrio kushneri genomic window:
- a CDS encoding MarC family protein: protein MLSILATQFVILWAVIDPVGSVPIYLSQTSHMSAKQKRRVAVKAVAIAFAILLFFLIVGQILLEAMQIPLPAFQAAGGLVLLLFSLTMIFGEGKPGQEAKMLSEDVDKAEIAATAVYPLAVPSIASPGAMMAVVMLTDNNRYAIAEQAVTAGVMFFVLVATLVLLLGANVIHKVIGNVGASIISRVMGLILASVAVANLLEGIQKFYHLS from the coding sequence ATGTTAAGTATTCTTGCTACGCAATTCGTGATTTTATGGGCCGTGATCGACCCTGTCGGTAGCGTGCCCATTTATCTGTCACAAACCAGCCACATGTCCGCCAAACAAAAGCGCCGCGTCGCGGTGAAAGCCGTGGCGATTGCATTTGCTATTTTACTGTTCTTTTTAATTGTCGGTCAGATTTTGCTCGAAGCCATGCAAATCCCGTTACCCGCATTCCAAGCGGCCGGTGGTTTGGTATTGCTATTGTTTTCCCTCACCATGATTTTCGGTGAAGGAAAACCCGGCCAAGAAGCCAAAATGCTGAGTGAAGACGTTGATAAAGCAGAAATTGCCGCCACCGCAGTGTATCCACTCGCCGTCCCTTCCATTGCTTCCCCCGGTGCCATGATGGCCGTGGTCATGCTCACAGATAACAATCGATATGCCATCGCTGAACAAGCAGTGACCGCTGGGGTGATGTTTTTTGTTTTGGTCGCGACCTTGGTCTTACTCCTTGGGGCCAATGTCATTCACAAAGTGATTGGGAATGTGGGGGCGTCGATTATCAGCCGCGTCATGGGGCTGATCCTAGCCTCCGTCGCCGTTGCTAATTTACTTGAAGGTATCCAAAAGTTTTATCACCTTAGTTAG
- a CDS encoding DUF4212 domain-containing protein has protein sequence MAFQSKEHAKAYWDRNVKLMISLLIVWFVVSFGCGILFVDALNTIQIGGYKLGFWFAQQGSIYTFLGIIFVYAKQMRKLDREFGVDDE, from the coding sequence ATGGCGTTTCAAAGCAAGGAACACGCGAAAGCCTACTGGGACAGAAACGTAAAACTGATGATCAGTCTGCTGATTGTCTGGTTTGTTGTCTCATTCGGCTGTGGGATCTTATTCGTGGATGCCCTCAATACTATTCAAATTGGTGGCTACAAACTTGGGTTCTGGTTTGCTCAGCAGGGATCAATTTATACCTTCCTCGGCATCATATTCGTGTATGCCAAACAAATGCGCAAACTCGATCGCGAGTTCGGCGTGGACGACGAGTAA
- the aspA gene encoding aspartate ammonia-lyase, with product MSQTIVTPNETPTLTTATRLEEDLLGQRAVPADAYYGIHTLRAVENFTISGTRISDIPDFVRGMVYTKKAAAMANQELGVIPADVGDYIIKACDQILTTGKCMDQFPSDVFQGGAGTSVNMNANEVIANLALELMGHEKGDYDVINPNDHVNKSQSTNCAYPTGFRIAVYNSILKLMDAIDYLQKEFDAKADAYAHVIKMGRTQLQDAVPMTVGQEFKAFSVLLREEIKNIKYTAALLLEVNLGATAIGTKLNAAEGYQQLAVKHLAEITGLPCIPAEDLIEATSDCGSYVMVHGALKRLAVKLSKICNDLRLLSSGPRAGLNEINLPEMQAGSSIMPAKVNPVIPEVVNQVCYRVMGNDTTITFAAEAGQLQLNVMEPVIGQALFESISILANGCRNLGEKCVSGITVNQAVCEHYVHNSIGIITYLNPFIGHHEGDIVGKICAETGKSVKEVVLERGLMTEAELDEIFSVENLMHPKYRGKRFNA from the coding sequence ATGTCTCAGACGATTGTAACACCTAATGAAACCCCAACCCTCACTACTGCAACGCGCTTAGAAGAAGATTTACTCGGTCAACGCGCGGTACCCGCCGATGCATACTACGGCATCCATACCCTACGCGCGGTCGAGAACTTTACTATTTCCGGCACTCGGATTTCTGATATCCCAGACTTTGTACGCGGCATGGTTTACACCAAAAAAGCCGCTGCGATGGCAAACCAAGAGCTTGGTGTCATTCCTGCTGATGTCGGTGATTACATCATCAAAGCTTGTGACCAGATTTTAACAACGGGCAAATGCATGGATCAGTTCCCCTCGGATGTCTTCCAAGGCGGCGCAGGCACCTCAGTCAACATGAATGCCAACGAGGTGATTGCCAACCTTGCACTTGAACTGATGGGGCATGAGAAAGGTGACTATGATGTGATTAACCCCAATGATCACGTCAATAAGAGCCAATCCACCAACTGTGCGTACCCAACGGGCTTCCGAATTGCAGTCTACAACAGCATTCTCAAGCTGATGGATGCGATTGATTATCTACAAAAAGAATTCGATGCCAAAGCTGACGCCTATGCCCACGTGATCAAAATGGGCCGCACCCAGCTACAAGACGCGGTACCGATGACGGTCGGACAAGAGTTCAAAGCGTTCTCTGTGCTACTGCGCGAAGAAATCAAAAACATTAAATATACCGCCGCGCTGCTGTTAGAGGTAAACCTCGGCGCGACCGCAATTGGCACCAAGTTGAATGCCGCAGAAGGCTATCAGCAACTGGCGGTAAAACACCTGGCTGAAATCACGGGTTTGCCGTGCATCCCAGCAGAAGATTTAATTGAAGCGACCTCAGACTGTGGGTCCTATGTGATGGTGCATGGCGCGCTAAAACGCCTGGCAGTGAAACTATCGAAGATCTGCAACGACCTGCGTCTGCTCTCCTCAGGCCCACGAGCGGGACTCAATGAGATTAACCTACCAGAAATGCAGGCAGGTTCATCCATCATGCCTGCCAAGGTCAACCCGGTAATCCCAGAAGTGGTGAATCAGGTTTGCTATCGCGTGATGGGTAACGACACCACCATCACCTTTGCAGCCGAAGCCGGTCAGCTTCAACTTAACGTGATGGAGCCGGTCATCGGGCAGGCGCTGTTTGAGTCTATTTCCATTCTGGCGAATGGCTGCCGGAACTTGGGTGAGAAGTGTGTGAGCGGGATTACCGTCAACCAAGCAGTGTGCGAGCACTACGTCCATAACTCGATTGGGATTATCACTTATCTTAACCCCTTTATTGGCCACCACGAAGGCGATATTGTCGGTAAGATTTGCGCGGAAACGGGTAAAAGCGTCAAAGAAGTGGTGCTCGAGCGCGGTCTAATGACCGAGGCGGAGCTCGACGAGATCTTCTCGGTGGAGAACCTGATGCATCCTAAATACCGCGGCAAACGTTTTAACGCGTAG
- a CDS encoding type B 50S ribosomal protein L31, translated as MQANIHPEYRPVVFHDTSVDAYFIVGSTLQTSRTIEWQDGKTYPYYPLDISSASHPVYTGKQRAANKEGRAANFARKFGQIGGSQKERS; from the coding sequence ATGCAAGCCAATATCCATCCCGAGTACCGCCCTGTTGTTTTTCATGACACCAGCGTTGACGCCTATTTTATTGTCGGCTCAACCTTGCAGACATCACGCACCATCGAATGGCAAGATGGCAAAACCTACCCCTACTACCCACTGGATATCTCGAGCGCCTCACACCCGGTGTACACAGGTAAACAACGCGCTGCCAATAAAGAGGGGCGCGCCGCCAACTTTGCGCGCAAGTTTGGCCAAATTGGTGGCAGCCAAAAGGAGAGATCATGA
- a CDS encoding sodium:solute symporter family protein, which translates to MDLRTITYIVVGFTFALYIGIAIWARAGSTKEFYVAGGGVNPVANGMATAADWMSAASFISMAGLIAFMGYGGSVFLMGWTGGFVLLALLLAPYLRKFGKFTVPEFVGERFYSKTARIVAVVCLIIASVTYVIGQMKGVGVAFGRFLEVDYSTGLLIGMVIVFMYSVMGGMKGITYTQIAQYCVLILAYTIPAIFISLKLTGNPFPQLGLGSTMAGTDQYLLDRLDQVVTELGFVEYTTAVRGSTLNMFAYTMSLMIGTAGLPHVIIRFFTVPKVRDARTSAGWALFFIAILYTSAPAVAAMARLNLMDTVNLPNGDNLAYDQRPDWFKNWETTGLLGFEDKNGDDKIQYTSNAETNELRVDRDIMVLANPEIAKLPNWVIALVAAGGLAAALSTAAGLLLAISSAISHDLIKGVVNPNISEKGELLASRISMALAIAGAGYLGLNPPGFAAGTVALAFGLAASSIFPVLMMGIFTKTINKEGAIAGMVAGISVTLFYVFQHKGILFISDWTYLESLGSNWILGIEPNAFGAVGAVCNFAVAIIVSRLTKETPQEVQDLVEHVRMPSGAGDAQSH; encoded by the coding sequence ATGGATTTAAGAACCATTACTTATATTGTTGTCGGGTTCACGTTCGCACTGTATATCGGGATTGCGATCTGGGCACGCGCAGGCTCCACCAAAGAGTTCTATGTTGCCGGTGGCGGGGTCAATCCGGTGGCGAACGGGATGGCGACCGCTGCCGACTGGATGTCAGCGGCCTCGTTCATTTCTATGGCCGGCTTAATCGCGTTTATGGGCTATGGGGGCTCGGTCTTTTTGATGGGCTGGACTGGCGGCTTCGTGCTCCTCGCACTGTTGCTCGCTCCTTACCTACGTAAGTTTGGCAAATTTACCGTGCCAGAGTTTGTCGGTGAGCGCTTCTACTCAAAAACCGCGCGCATTGTTGCCGTCGTTTGTTTGATCATCGCCTCGGTAACTTATGTTATCGGCCAGATGAAAGGGGTCGGGGTCGCCTTTGGGCGCTTCTTAGAGGTTGACTACTCCACCGGGCTATTAATCGGTATGGTCATTGTCTTTATGTATTCCGTGATGGGCGGGATGAAGGGCATTACTTACACCCAAATTGCTCAGTATTGCGTGCTCATTTTGGCTTACACTATTCCCGCAATCTTCATCTCCCTCAAACTGACGGGTAACCCATTCCCACAGCTTGGCTTAGGTAGCACCATGGCGGGGACGGATCAATACTTGCTCGACCGACTTGATCAGGTGGTGACCGAACTCGGCTTTGTCGAATACACCACCGCGGTGCGGGGTAGCACACTTAACATGTTTGCCTATACCATGTCACTGATGATAGGTACGGCCGGTTTACCGCACGTCATTATCCGCTTCTTTACCGTTCCTAAGGTGCGTGATGCTCGTACATCCGCTGGTTGGGCACTGTTCTTTATCGCCATCTTGTACACCTCAGCCCCCGCGGTAGCAGCAATGGCTCGCTTGAACCTGATGGACACGGTGAATCTGCCTAACGGTGACAACCTTGCCTACGATCAGCGTCCTGACTGGTTTAAAAATTGGGAGACCACTGGACTACTGGGCTTTGAGGACAAAAACGGTGACGACAAGATCCAATACACGTCGAACGCTGAAACCAACGAGCTACGCGTTGACCGTGACATCATGGTGCTAGCAAACCCTGAAATCGCCAAGCTCCCTAATTGGGTGATTGCGCTGGTGGCTGCCGGTGGCTTAGCCGCTGCCTTGTCGACCGCGGCTGGGTTGTTGCTTGCTATATCGTCGGCAATATCCCATGACTTGATAAAGGGGGTCGTCAATCCGAATATCAGCGAAAAAGGCGAACTGCTGGCGAGCCGGATATCCATGGCATTAGCGATTGCTGGCGCAGGCTATTTGGGGCTCAACCCACCAGGCTTTGCAGCCGGGACGGTGGCACTGGCGTTCGGCTTGGCCGCATCATCGATTTTCCCGGTGCTGATGATGGGGATCTTCACCAAAACCATCAACAAAGAAGGGGCGATTGCCGGTATGGTCGCGGGGATCAGTGTCACCCTGTTCTACGTATTCCAACACAAGGGGATTTTGTTTATCTCTGACTGGACATACTTAGAAAGCCTCGGTAGCAACTGGATACTGGGCATCGAACCAAACGCTTTTGGGGCGGTAGGGGCAGTGTGCAACTTTGCCGTGGCGATCATTGTCTCGCGCCTGACCAAAGAAACCCCGCAAGAGGTACAAGATTTGGTCGAGCACGTTCGCATGCCATCTGGAGCGGGTGATGCGCAATCACACTAA
- a CDS encoding thioredoxin fold domain-containing protein codes for MRQGRRFALTAGLLIIALGASALYIVRSQQATAPPTASHSAPAFITVNSQETLDAELASAAANQQIALVDYYADWCIPCKQFTQKTFTDPAVAQQLSHMHRIKVNLSNNRPEDFALMRNQDVAGLPTLDFWLPNGKINATARITGFLTPQAFMTHLRQHGLIHEVKSE; via the coding sequence ATGAGACAGGGTCGCCGCTTTGCACTGACGGCTGGATTGTTGATTATCGCACTGGGCGCCAGTGCGCTTTATATCGTTCGCTCACAACAAGCCACCGCACCACCGACAGCCTCTCATTCCGCACCGGCATTTATCACCGTCAACTCGCAAGAAACACTTGATGCAGAGCTCGCTAGCGCTGCTGCTAATCAACAAATCGCTTTAGTTGATTACTACGCCGATTGGTGCATCCCGTGCAAACAATTCACCCAAAAAACCTTCACTGATCCGGCTGTCGCTCAGCAGCTTAGCCACATGCACCGCATTAAAGTGAACCTGAGTAATAACCGTCCTGAAGATTTTGCGTTGATGCGCAACCAAGACGTGGCCGGGCTACCCACACTCGACTTTTGGTTGCCTAATGGAAAGATTAATGCGACAGCCCGCATTACCGGTTTTTTGACACCTCAAGCTTTTATGACTCACCTGCGCCAGCATGGATTAATCCATGAAGTAAAAAGCGAGTAA
- a CDS encoding response regulator, whose amino-acid sequence MEAQHTIVIADDHPLFRNALFQSVHMAISGANLLEADSLDSLNQILARDAEVDLVLLDLKMPGANGMSGLIALRHQYPTLPIVVISASEEPSVIRQVRAHGAFGFIPKSSDMRALVQSLTQVLEGTPCFPDNLGEDDESDSLSDKLATLTPQQYKVLRMLCDGLLNKQIAYDLAVSEATIKAHMTAIFRKLGVKNRTQAVILLQQSNIEL is encoded by the coding sequence ATGGAAGCGCAACACACCATCGTTATTGCCGATGATCATCCACTGTTTCGAAATGCTTTGTTTCAGTCGGTACATATGGCAATAAGCGGTGCCAACCTGCTAGAAGCAGACAGCTTAGATAGTCTAAATCAGATCTTAGCCCGAGATGCTGAGGTCGACTTAGTGCTACTCGACCTAAAAATGCCTGGCGCCAATGGCATGTCTGGCTTAATTGCGCTGCGTCACCAGTACCCTACCCTGCCAATTGTGGTGATCTCTGCCAGTGAAGAACCGAGCGTGATCCGCCAGGTACGCGCTCATGGTGCCTTTGGCTTTATCCCTAAATCCAGCGATATGCGTGCATTGGTACAGTCGCTAACCCAAGTGCTTGAAGGCACTCCCTGCTTTCCTGATAATCTCGGCGAAGACGATGAGAGCGATAGCTTATCTGACAAACTCGCCACACTGACCCCACAGCAGTACAAAGTGTTGCGAATGCTTTGCGATGGTCTATTGAACAAACAAATCGCCTACGACCTGGCGGTTTCCGAAGCGACCATTAAAGCCCACATGACTGCCATCTTTCGCAAGTTAGGGGTAAAGAACCGCACTCAGGCGGTGATTTTATTGCAGCAATCTAATATAGAACTTTGA
- a CDS encoding FxsA family protein, whose translation MFPILLLLFILVPVIEIGLFIQVGGWLGLWPTLALVLITAFVGASLVRSQGLMTLASVQDRLNRGELPAQQILEGVMLAVSGVLLLTPGFMTDAMGMLVLLPGPRAALAKQVMKRVTVSQAGFSQGSFHQGGNAQGPFGEDPFRRGGRGEDGNTFEGEYERKDDDDDDHRLR comes from the coding sequence GTGTTTCCAATCTTATTGCTGCTATTTATTCTGGTCCCAGTGATTGAAATCGGCCTGTTCATTCAGGTTGGTGGTTGGTTGGGATTGTGGCCAACATTGGCGCTGGTATTGATCACCGCATTCGTCGGTGCCTCTTTGGTGCGCAGCCAAGGACTGATGACTCTGGCTTCGGTGCAAGACAGGCTTAATCGCGGTGAGTTGCCGGCTCAGCAAATCCTTGAAGGTGTGATGCTGGCAGTGTCAGGCGTTTTGCTTTTGACCCCGGGCTTTATGACCGACGCGATGGGGATGTTGGTGCTTTTGCCCGGACCACGTGCCGCGCTTGCCAAACAAGTGATGAAGCGCGTCACTGTGTCTCAAGCAGGCTTTAGCCAAGGTAGCTTCCATCAAGGGGGCAATGCACAAGGTCCTTTTGGGGAGGATCCTTTCCGTCGCGGAGGCCGTGGTGAGGATGGCAACACCTTTGAGGGGGAATATGAGCGCAAAGATGACGACGATGATGACCATCGCCTGCGCTAA
- a CDS encoding anaerobic C4-dicarboxylate transporter family protein has protein sequence MFLVELLVVLSCILIGARIGGIGLGVMGGVGLAVLSFGFGLQPTHPPIDVLLMIMAVVAAAATMQAAGGLDFLIKIATNILRKNPRHITFVAPLVTYVFTMMAGTGHVAYSVLPVIAEVSRKSGIRPARPLGMAVIASQFAIVASPIAAAVVACVAFLEPQGITLTDVLSVTIPSTFIGLALACVIVNKLGKELKDDPEYQRRLQDPDFRREMEADLAVEEIQVTPEAKKSVGLFLFGALAVVVMGAFPTLRPAFDGEPMGMAHTIEIVMLSVGALIILTCKPDGNAISQGSVFHAGMRAIVAIFGIAWLGDTLIAGHGEMVKEAVSGLVEMAPWTFAFALFALSVMVNSQGATTAVLVPVAITLGLPPSMIIATFVAVNGYFFIPNYGPIIASIDFDRTGTTRIGKYIFNHSFMAPGLLSMVFSIACGLLITQVL, from the coding sequence ATGTTCTTGGTTGAGTTATTAGTGGTACTCAGCTGCATCTTGATTGGTGCCCGTATCGGTGGCATTGGTTTAGGTGTAATGGGCGGGGTCGGGCTCGCGGTACTCAGTTTTGGTTTCGGTTTGCAACCCACGCATCCACCTATCGACGTGTTACTGATGATCATGGCGGTGGTCGCCGCCGCAGCAACCATGCAGGCGGCTGGCGGTTTGGATTTTTTAATTAAAATTGCCACCAATATTTTACGTAAAAACCCACGTCACATTACCTTTGTTGCCCCGTTAGTGACGTATGTCTTCACCATGATGGCGGGAACTGGACACGTTGCCTATTCGGTCTTACCTGTTATCGCGGAAGTCAGTCGTAAAAGTGGCATTCGTCCAGCGCGCCCGTTAGGGATGGCGGTCATTGCCTCACAATTTGCGATTGTGGCCAGCCCCATCGCCGCCGCCGTGGTGGCTTGTGTGGCCTTTTTGGAGCCGCAGGGCATTACCCTTACCGATGTGCTGTCGGTCACCATTCCTAGCACCTTTATCGGCCTTGCTTTGGCGTGTGTGATCGTTAATAAGCTCGGTAAAGAGCTCAAAGACGACCCAGAGTATCAACGCCGCCTGCAAGACCCCGACTTTCGCCGTGAAATGGAAGCCGATTTGGCGGTGGAAGAGATCCAAGTCACACCGGAGGCAAAAAAATCGGTGGGTCTGTTTCTATTCGGCGCGTTAGCGGTCGTCGTCATGGGGGCATTCCCTACCTTGCGCCCCGCCTTTGATGGTGAGCCGATGGGCATGGCGCATACCATTGAAATCGTGATGCTGTCAGTCGGTGCACTGATCATTTTGACTTGTAAGCCGGATGGTAATGCGATTAGCCAAGGCTCGGTGTTCCATGCCGGTATGCGTGCCATTGTCGCTATCTTTGGTATTGCCTGGCTAGGTGATACCTTGATTGCTGGCCATGGTGAGATGGTGAAAGAGGCGGTGTCTGGCTTGGTTGAGATGGCACCGTGGACATTCGCGTTTGCTCTGTTTGCCTTGTCAGTAATGGTGAACAGTCAAGGGGCGACGACAGCCGTCTTGGTGCCTGTGGCGATTACCTTGGGGCTACCACCTTCGATGATCATTGCGACCTTTGTGGCAGTGAATGGCTATTTCTTTATTCCCAACTACGGCCCTATCATTGCCTCTATCGACTTTGACCGCACCGGCACCACGCGGATTGGTAAGTACATTTTTAATCACAGCTTTATGGCACCAGGCTTGCTGAGTATGGTGTTCAGTATCGCTTGTGGGTTGCTGATTACGCAGGTGTTGTAA
- the ykgO gene encoding type B 50S ribosomal protein L36, which yields MKVVNSLKSARQRHPDCQVVRRRGRTFVICKTNPRFKAVQGRAKKRA from the coding sequence ATGAAGGTCGTTAACTCACTAAAAAGCGCCCGCCAGCGTCACCCTGATTGTCAGGTTGTCCGTCGTCGCGGACGTACATTTGTTATCTGTAAAACCAATCCGCGTTTTAAAGCCGTGCAGGGGCGCGCAAAAAAACGCGCCTAA
- a CDS encoding acetoacetate--CoA ligase, whose protein sequence is MKDGLLWAPDKERQTHTLLAAFIRAVNQTHDTQLSGYDDLYAWSVRQSGDFWQQLWQFAGVIGDPGESVCDIDPEHPNRDSHWFPTARLNYAENLLKHAEQYADQPAIIFSGEHEVARTITWRELVDQVAAIRHYLDKQGVQPGDVVAGYLPNLPETVIAMLATAALGAIWTSTSPDFGVDSVLDRFGQTEPKVLFTTDHYHYNGKTYDCLNKAQQVVDNVPAIERLVVIPFDSDRPSLPAGVDNWQDLLAKDAPPLRFTRVAFNAPLFVLYSSGTTGKPKCIIHSVGGILLNHLKEHQLHSDVRPGDRFFYFTTCGWMMWNWQVSALASGATLVLYDGSPFYPDAGVLWRLAERHQLTLFGTAAKYLEALEKQGVAPKDDYSLASLRVLCSTGSVLAPEQFDYVYQKIKSDLQLSSIAGGTDICGCFVLGSPLSPVYRGESQKRGLALDVQVFNAQGQAVEEQKGELVCCNSFPNQPVGFWHDTDGSRYHNAYWNKIDDIWFHGDYVRLTAQGGMVFYGRSDAVLNPGGVRIGTAEIYRHVNQLSEIMDSVVIGQQWQNDVRVVLFVKLAAGVTLDESLKQTIKKTIRTQCTPRHVPAVIAEVSDIPRTKSGKLAELAVRDVVHGQDVAQLSALDNPASLDQYRQRPELSE, encoded by the coding sequence ATGAAAGACGGATTGTTGTGGGCGCCGGATAAGGAACGTCAAACCCACACGTTACTCGCCGCGTTTATCCGTGCCGTGAATCAGACTCACGACACCCAGCTGAGTGGTTATGACGATCTCTATGCATGGTCAGTACGTCAAAGCGGCGATTTTTGGCAACAGTTATGGCAATTTGCTGGCGTGATCGGCGATCCGGGCGAGAGTGTGTGCGATATCGACCCCGAGCACCCCAATCGAGATAGCCACTGGTTTCCCACCGCACGTCTGAACTATGCCGAAAACCTACTCAAGCACGCAGAGCAATATGCCGACCAACCGGCGATAATTTTTAGCGGTGAGCATGAAGTGGCACGAACTATCACTTGGCGTGAGCTCGTCGATCAGGTCGCGGCCATCCGTCACTATTTAGACAAGCAAGGTGTTCAGCCGGGCGATGTGGTTGCTGGCTATTTACCTAACCTGCCTGAAACCGTGATTGCGATGCTTGCCACCGCGGCTCTGGGCGCGATTTGGACCTCAACCTCACCGGACTTTGGCGTCGACAGTGTGTTAGACCGTTTTGGCCAAACCGAGCCCAAAGTGCTGTTTACCACCGATCATTACCATTACAACGGCAAAACCTATGACTGCCTGAATAAAGCACAGCAGGTGGTGGATAACGTACCGGCCATTGAGCGCCTAGTGGTGATCCCTTTTGATAGCGATCGACCTTCTTTACCTGCTGGCGTGGATAACTGGCAAGACTTATTAGCCAAGGACGCGCCGCCGCTTCGCTTTACCCGCGTGGCGTTCAATGCCCCACTCTTTGTGCTGTACTCTTCCGGCACCACGGGTAAGCCCAAGTGCATTATTCATTCGGTTGGGGGGATATTGCTCAATCATTTGAAAGAGCATCAGCTCCATTCGGATGTGCGCCCCGGCGATCGCTTTTTCTACTTCACCACCTGCGGCTGGATGATGTGGAATTGGCAGGTCAGTGCCTTGGCAAGTGGCGCGACCTTGGTGCTTTATGATGGCTCGCCGTTTTATCCCGATGCGGGGGTACTTTGGCGACTGGCCGAGCGGCACCAGCTCACCCTTTTTGGTACGGCGGCAAAGTACTTAGAAGCATTGGAAAAACAAGGGGTGGCACCGAAAGATGATTACTCGCTGGCGTCGCTACGCGTCCTGTGTTCGACCGGCTCGGTACTTGCGCCCGAGCAGTTTGATTATGTCTATCAAAAGATAAAATCTGATCTGCAGTTAAGCTCGATTGCGGGTGGCACCGACATTTGTGGCTGCTTTGTTCTTGGCAGCCCGCTGTCACCGGTTTATCGCGGCGAAAGCCAAAAGCGAGGCTTGGCGCTCGATGTACAAGTGTTTAACGCCCAAGGCCAAGCGGTTGAAGAGCAGAAAGGGGAACTGGTGTGCTGCAATAGCTTCCCCAACCAGCCGGTTGGCTTTTGGCACGATACCGATGGCAGTCGCTATCACAACGCCTATTGGAACAAGATTGATGATATCTGGTTTCATGGTGACTATGTGCGCCTGACCGCACAAGGTGGCATGGTGTTTTATGGTCGGTCTGATGCGGTATTGAACCCAGGCGGGGTACGAATTGGTACGGCAGAGATCTATCGCCATGTTAACCAGCTTAGCGAGATCATGGACTCAGTGGTCATTGGCCAGCAATGGCAAAATGATGTCCGCGTGGTGCTGTTCGTCAAACTCGCCGCCGGCGTGACACTGGATGAGTCACTCAAGCAAACCATCAAAAAAACCATCCGCACCCAGTGCACACCGCGCCATGTTCCCGCCGTGATTGCCGAGGTGAGCGATATTCCGCGCACCAAGTCAGGGAAACTGGCTGAGCTGGCGGTGCGCGATGTGGTTCATGGCCAAGACGTGGCACAGTTAAGCGCACTGGATAACCCAGCATCACTCGACCAATACCGTCAGCGCCCCGAGCTCAGCGAGTAA